From Brochothrix thermosphacta DSM 20171 = FSL F6-1036, a single genomic window includes:
- a CDS encoding helix-turn-helix domain-containing protein, with amino-acid sequence MARYALFPDQEVRIYRLILRLALAETFLTSDTLAEDMSVSRNTILSDLEKMELLLYEYDVTLQRRNHYGFCLAGEESQIRLLMEIVIQKGMTDYDVYNMMQTIVNQEKTQATNYGMPHEMATIFNVTLTEMAQLVDQEMLDQFNYSEILAIILRVAIATGRLKNTHTMKSYKILDNQQQLEQKRELPFLLMQAVFNYYHFPNLEDEYIYIFSDILINYQDANIAELTTALIAEVSEKEQVPFNAD; translated from the coding sequence GTGGCACGTTATGCACTTTTCCCTGATCAGGAAGTACGCATTTACCGTCTGATTTTAAGGTTAGCACTAGCAGAAACGTTTTTAACTTCAGATACATTGGCTGAGGACATGTCCGTGTCACGCAATACGATTTTAAGCGACCTTGAAAAAATGGAACTTCTACTTTATGAATATGACGTTACGCTACAACGACGTAACCACTATGGTTTTTGTTTAGCAGGCGAAGAAAGTCAGATTCGATTGTTGATGGAAATTGTTATCCAAAAAGGTATGACTGATTATGATGTTTATAACATGATGCAAACGATTGTTAATCAAGAAAAAACACAAGCAACTAATTATGGAATGCCACATGAAATGGCAACGATTTTTAACGTCACATTAACAGAGATGGCACAGTTGGTTGACCAAGAAATGCTCGATCAATTTAATTACAGTGAAATTTTAGCCATCATTTTACGCGTTGCTATAGCGACAGGTCGTTTAAAAAATACGCATACAATGAAAAGTTATAAAATTCTAGATAATCAGCAACAGCTTGAACAAAAACGAGAACTGCCATTCTTATTGATGCAAGCTGTGTTTAACTACTATCACTTTCCTAATTTAGAAGATGAATATATTTATATCTTTAGTGACATATTGATTAATTATCAAGATGCCAATATTGCAGAGTTAACTACCGCATTAATTGCAGAGGTAAGTGAAAAAGAACAAGTGCCATTTAATGCAGATTAG